A region of Aquarana catesbeiana isolate 2022-GZ linkage group LG08, ASM4218655v1, whole genome shotgun sequence DNA encodes the following proteins:
- the LOC141105623 gene encoding C-type lectin domain family 2 member D-related protein-like isoform X3 produces the protein MCADNHGSSTPFTYRDPEMCADNHDQGIWQKLRSHTVPSLCVIVGAAISVTVIIILAALLSVRGDTPERKVVNSSTDVQCKDGWILYEGKCYYISVQRDTWTNSQNFCKSHNSSLAIIDNEKELNFLNLLKFNKYWIGLSRTQDDSGWVWTDGTLHSETLFNIYRIPAVSGESENVFLNGDGFRSHSGRYLNKYICSKSFLGHPH, from the exons GAAGTTCAACACCCTTCACATACAGAGACCCAGaaatgtgtgcagataatcatgaTCAAG GAATTTGGCAGAAACTCAGATCACACACAGTTCCTTCGCTCTGTGTTATAGTTGGAGCAGCAATATCAGTAACTGTGATCATCATCCTTGCTGCTCTTCTGTCTGTGAGAG GAGACACACCTGAAAGAAAAGTGGTAAACAGTTCAACAGATGTGCAGTGTAAGGATGGTTGGATCTTATACGAGGGAAAATGTTACTATATCTCAGTCCAGAGGGATACATGGACGAACAGCCAGAACTTCTGCAAATCACACAATTCATCCCTGGCAATTATTGATAATGAAAAAGAATTG AACTTTTTAAATCTTCTGAAATTTAACAAATACTGGATTGGACTGAGTAGGACACAAGATGACTCAGGTTGGGTTTGGACCGATGGAACATTACACTCAGAAACATT ATTTAATATTTATAGAATACCAGCAGTCTCTGGTGAATCGGAGAATGTTTTCCTGAATGGTGATGGTTTTAGAAGTCACAGTGGAAGATATCTAAATAAATATATTTGCAGCAAGAGTTTTTTAGGTCATCCTCACTAA